The proteins below come from a single Prochlorococcus marinus str. MIT 9215 genomic window:
- a CDS encoding S1C family serine protease has protein sequence MRKFISIVILLGLGSFYIPEVLAVKINCDSPVHKNKKRCTEKYLRNVVIDEDTGLEVIEYEKDVDWKKKNPKIAWSKIIKYKSSLRNSYELTIFDRDYVSDFSTGAVKSYVTKWNTNKLEGRILTWGGCGFWTCTYESAKYYDFPGFIEIFVGEKRFRLRGSRGEFQFPSGFAKRIKNMGENESINLQIKAIPNSGLADKFIPIGEETIKNLKLLFQKDTKEWNKPKYEIARASISSKTLDVEEIASMTLPSVVKLEGDSGLGSGFFINNEGLIVTNMHVVAGGDKEFTISGDDGLKDQGEVIYVDSKLDFALIQANNIKNSKALPLCFSKYPRPGQNVIALGSPLGLAGTVTRGIVSAVRQPSSDLEDVVPYYVTLIQTDAAISPGNSGGPLVNSNGEVVGVNTWSLPGDEGRAQNLNFAISIVDILRSLNSENPGKAENTNSCGNIVEKENIFKFW, from the coding sequence ATGAGAAAATTTATATCTATAGTAATTCTTTTGGGGTTAGGTTCTTTTTATATTCCAGAAGTATTAGCCGTAAAGATTAATTGTGATTCTCCTGTTCACAAAAATAAAAAAAGATGTACTGAGAAATACCTGCGAAATGTAGTTATTGATGAGGATACAGGTTTAGAAGTTATTGAATATGAAAAAGATGTTGATTGGAAAAAGAAAAATCCTAAGATTGCTTGGTCCAAAATTATAAAATACAAATCATCTCTAAGAAATTCTTATGAATTAACAATTTTTGACAGAGATTATGTTTCTGATTTTAGTACTGGAGCAGTTAAAAGTTATGTCACGAAATGGAATACCAATAAATTAGAAGGAAGAATATTGACTTGGGGTGGTTGTGGTTTTTGGACATGTACTTATGAGAGTGCTAAATATTATGATTTTCCAGGTTTTATAGAGATATTTGTTGGAGAAAAGAGGTTTAGATTAAGAGGAAGTAGAGGTGAATTTCAGTTCCCCTCTGGATTTGCAAAAAGAATAAAGAATATGGGTGAGAATGAATCAATTAATTTGCAAATTAAGGCTATTCCAAATAGTGGTTTAGCAGATAAATTTATTCCTATTGGAGAAGAGACAATAAAAAATTTAAAACTATTATTCCAGAAAGATACAAAAGAATGGAACAAACCTAAATATGAAATAGCTCGAGCCTCGATCAGTTCAAAAACACTTGATGTAGAGGAAATAGCATCTATGACTCTTCCTTCAGTAGTCAAATTAGAGGGAGATTCAGGATTAGGGAGTGGTTTTTTTATTAATAATGAAGGACTGATTGTTACTAATATGCACGTAGTAGCCGGTGGTGATAAAGAATTCACTATCTCTGGAGATGATGGTCTGAAAGATCAAGGTGAAGTTATTTATGTAGACTCAAAGCTTGATTTCGCATTAATACAAGCAAATAATATTAAAAACTCAAAAGCGCTCCCACTTTGTTTTAGTAAATATCCAAGACCTGGTCAAAATGTAATTGCTCTTGGATCTCCTCTTGGCCTGGCAGGAACAGTTACTAGAGGGATTGTAAGTGCTGTAAGACAACCATCGAGTGATTTAGAAGATGTTGTCCCATATTACGTTACTCTCATACAAACAGATGCAGCTATAAGCCCTGGTAATAGTGGTGGACCTTTAGTTAATAGTAATGGTGAGGTAGTTGGAGTTAATACTTGGAGTTTACCTGGAGACGAAGGTAGAGCTCAGAACTTAAATTTTGCGATCTCAATCGTGGATATTTTAAGATCTCTTAATAGCGAAAATCCAGGAAAAGCTGAAAATACAAATAGTTGTGGAAATATCGTAGAAAAAGAAAACATATTTAAATTTTGGTAA
- a CDS encoding GtrA family protein: MYKFFKRNNRQIFRFLVSGLIASSFNFISYRALFLIFKNILFASISGYCVGIIVSFVFAKYWVFKNSYSQPLLKSFSLFCLIYFLGGIEMSLVIVFVNKLIENYKIAWFFGAFIGSLNNFLGSKYISFKK, translated from the coding sequence TTGTATAAATTTTTTAAAAGAAATAACAGACAAATATTTAGATTTTTAGTATCTGGATTAATTGCATCAAGTTTTAATTTTATCTCTTATAGAGCTTTATTTCTGATATTTAAAAATATATTATTTGCCTCTATATCTGGTTATTGCGTAGGAATAATAGTTTCATTTGTTTTTGCAAAATATTGGGTTTTCAAGAATAGTTATAGTCAACCTTTATTAAAATCTTTTTCTTTATTTTGCTTAATCTATTTTTTGGGAGGAATAGAAATGTCGTTAGTAATTGTATTTGTTAATAAATTAATAGAAAACTATAAAATTGCTTGGTTCTTTGGAGCTTTCATTGGATCTTTGAATAACTTCTTGGGATCTAAATACATTTCATTTAAGAAATAA
- a CDS encoding inverse autotransporter beta domain-containing protein, whose amino-acid sequence MKIPKRISFLAVAISSTLSLPADELKFKNIEYDQFKEGQSIYEPKDKLEEYIIKGVTYSTKFVPLINDGAEGSEYTSIMTNDFKKLLVDAGFDLANSTANSQIQKIPFFAQTNFNISGGSESDTSFSINSLMKLGELAKDEEGDLKTLAFSQARFATATNADGSTFNLGLGIRNRPNDISMVGANAFWDYRMTDYSDAHSRLGLGGEYFWKDFEFRNNWYISITDEKDVTIKGVSYKERVVPGWDVELGYRLPNNPELAFFVRGFNWDYKHTQDNSGLEGAVSWQATPHVGLEAWVSNEISAASTTVNTSLPGTDETFFGLRMNITGNPIKFEKSNYKKNIITQMTQPVKRVNDVLLERAAINSSGAATFTVRVSAQGT is encoded by the coding sequence GTGAAAATACCTAAAAGAATTTCATTTTTAGCCGTTGCTATTAGCTCTACTTTGTCGCTACCTGCTGATGAATTGAAATTTAAAAATATTGAATACGATCAATTCAAGGAAGGACAGAGTATATATGAACCAAAGGATAAATTAGAAGAATACATAATTAAGGGAGTAACGTATTCAACTAAGTTTGTTCCTTTAATAAATGATGGTGCAGAAGGCAGCGAATATACCAGCATCATGACCAATGATTTTAAAAAATTATTAGTTGACGCAGGATTTGATTTAGCAAATTCAACAGCTAATAGCCAGATACAAAAAATTCCATTTTTCGCTCAAACCAATTTCAATATTTCCGGAGGATCAGAATCAGATACAAGTTTCTCAATAAATAGTTTGATGAAACTTGGGGAACTTGCAAAAGATGAGGAAGGAGATTTGAAAACTCTTGCATTTTCTCAGGCAAGATTTGCTACCGCCACGAATGCAGATGGTTCCACTTTTAACCTTGGTTTAGGAATTAGAAATCGTCCCAATGATATTTCTATGGTTGGAGCTAATGCTTTTTGGGATTACAGAATGACAGATTATAGTGATGCCCATAGCAGACTTGGATTAGGTGGAGAATATTTTTGGAAAGATTTCGAGTTTAGAAACAACTGGTATATTTCAATAACTGATGAAAAGGATGTAACTATAAAAGGTGTTTCTTATAAAGAGAGAGTAGTTCCAGGATGGGATGTGGAACTAGGTTACAGACTCCCAAATAATCCAGAACTTGCTTTTTTTGTAAGGGGTTTTAACTGGGACTATAAACACACACAAGATAATTCAGGATTAGAAGGAGCTGTTAGTTGGCAAGCTACACCACATGTTGGTTTAGAAGCTTGGGTCTCTAATGAAATATCAGCAGCTTCAACAACTGTAAATACTTCACTACCTGGGACAGATGAGACTTTCTTTGGGTTAAGAATGAACATCACAGGAAATCCAATCAAATTTGAAAAATCAAATTACAAGAAAAATATAATCACTCAAATGACTCAACCAGTTAAAAGAGTAAATGATGTTTTACTTGAAAGAGCCGCTATTAATTCTAGTGGTGCAGCAACTTTTACCGTAAGAGTTAGTGCTCAGGGTACTTAA
- a CDS encoding DNA-processing protein DprA, which translates to MIDVTSNILTLLSIDGFGLVNSYKLLSSLESIRTDNIIEALNRKKDFSISSAEWFAKKDKFLEKLDKSQEQKISAIPFTSNDYPKALMELNDFPLVIFVKGKSESLNFQNTLAIVGTRNPTKYTYDNAPEICNIFASRSQSVISGLAIGCDSIAHKAAIKMGIPTVAVLPNGLDEIYPKENANLASEIIDYGGCLVSEYLIGIKPSRYQFVARDRIQAGLSRVGLLLESSSKGGSMHCIRKLEKLRRKVSYLSPQEELKYDQCWSGNKSLKSSEKFTEIFPFSSEEEINKQINDLFFNTPFKKDFEQTSLF; encoded by the coding sequence ATGATTGATGTAACATCAAATATTTTAACTTTGCTCTCAATAGATGGTTTTGGATTGGTAAATTCCTACAAATTACTTTCATCTTTAGAGAGTATAAGAACCGACAATATTATTGAGGCTCTTAATAGAAAGAAAGATTTCTCGATTAGTAGCGCTGAATGGTTTGCTAAAAAAGATAAATTTCTTGAAAAGTTAGATAAATCACAAGAACAAAAAATATCTGCAATCCCTTTTACTTCTAATGATTATCCAAAGGCTCTAATGGAGTTGAATGATTTCCCTTTAGTCATTTTTGTCAAAGGTAAATCAGAGTCTTTAAATTTTCAAAACACCTTAGCTATTGTTGGCACGAGAAATCCAACAAAATATACTTATGATAATGCTCCTGAAATTTGCAATATTTTTGCTTCTAGATCTCAAAGTGTCATAAGTGGTTTGGCAATTGGTTGCGATAGTATTGCCCACAAAGCAGCTATTAAGATGGGTATCCCAACTGTTGCAGTTCTGCCAAATGGTTTAGATGAAATATATCCCAAAGAAAATGCCAATTTAGCTTCTGAGATTATTGATTATGGAGGTTGCCTCGTATCAGAATATCTAATAGGTATAAAACCTTCCAGATATCAATTTGTAGCAAGAGATAGAATCCAGGCTGGTCTTTCAAGAGTTGGATTGCTTCTAGAAAGTTCTTCGAAAGGAGGTTCTATGCACTGCATAAGAAAGTTAGAAAAATTAAGAAGAAAAGTTAGTTATTTAAGTCCTCAAGAGGAATTAAAATATGATCAATGTTGGTCAGGGAACAAATCATTAAAATCTTCAGAAAAGTTTACTGAGATTTTTCCTTTTTCATCAGAAGAAGAAATTAATAAACAAATTAATGATTTATTTTTCAATACTCCCTTCAAAAAAGATTTCGAGCAGACTTCGCTTTTCTAA
- a CDS encoding carbohydrate porin — protein MKLFKSLLVAPATLGLLAPMSATANEVTIDDFNPAEELAVTNSRLDGIEARLNNFEAGSFSTTTSASFGADFVIGAVDGAGYLQEALTFDYQYGMTLSTSFTGEDSLDLVIETGNAASASGTILDMNGMSDKLNLDGITYTFPLGDKTTVMVGDSTDVSALYSTACTYSAFTDLLSNCGSGTAAGLGGGTADQGTSSTADDASSATIAAAFDFGNGFTLAGGLSGAGGDTEGLFTKESLDVYGVQAAYNTDSYGASLSYALTDTSATAESSFWGLNAFYSFDGEGLPSISVGYESEDPSGSSTKEGYFVGLSWDEVGPGSFSIGMSSTANFADTDTETYQYEAAYSYPINDGMTITPGVFIKEVNNADDQTGVIVKTSFSF, from the coding sequence ATGAAGCTTTTTAAAAGCTTGCTAGTAGCACCAGCGACATTAGGTTTACTAGCGCCTATGTCTGCTACTGCAAATGAAGTTACAATTGATGACTTCAACCCTGCTGAAGAACTTGCTGTTACTAACAGCCGTTTAGACGGTATAGAAGCAAGACTAAACAATTTTGAAGCTGGAAGTTTTTCAACAACAACTTCTGCGTCATTTGGAGCTGATTTCGTAATCGGTGCTGTTGACGGTGCTGGTTATCTTCAAGAAGCTTTAACTTTTGATTACCAGTATGGAATGACTCTTTCAACTAGTTTTACTGGTGAAGATTCATTAGATCTAGTAATTGAAACAGGTAATGCTGCATCAGCTTCTGGAACCATTCTTGATATGAATGGAATGTCAGACAAGCTTAATCTTGATGGAATTACATACACTTTCCCTCTTGGCGATAAGACAACTGTAATGGTTGGTGACTCTACAGATGTTAGTGCTCTTTACTCAACAGCATGTACATACAGTGCGTTCACTGATCTACTAAGTAACTGTGGTTCTGGAACAGCTGCTGGTCTAGGCGGAGGTACTGCTGATCAAGGTACAAGTTCTACAGCTGATGATGCTAGTTCTGCAACAATTGCTGCTGCTTTTGATTTCGGTAACGGATTTACATTGGCTGGTGGTCTTTCAGGGGCTGGTGGTGACACTGAAGGTTTATTTACTAAAGAGTCATTGGATGTATACGGTGTTCAGGCTGCTTACAACACAGATTCTTATGGTGCTTCACTTAGCTATGCTTTGACAGATACAAGTGCAACTGCAGAATCATCATTCTGGGGACTAAATGCTTTCTATAGCTTCGACGGAGAAGGTCTACCTTCTATCAGTGTTGGATATGAATCAGAAGATCCTAGTGGTTCTTCTACAAAGGAAGGATACTTTGTTGGTCTTTCATGGGACGAAGTAGGTCCTGGATCATTCAGCATAGGTATGTCATCTACTGCTAACTTTGCAGATACAGATACAGAGACATATCAGTATGAGGCTGCTTACTCATACCCCATCAACGATGGTATGACAATTACTCCTGGTGTATTCATTAAGGAAGTTAATAATGCTGATGATCAGACTGGCGTTATCGTTAAGACATCATTTAGCTTCTAA
- a CDS encoding glycosyltransferase family 2 protein, whose amino-acid sequence MKSFNTWNLTNNQLHELFKDKNKFISIRVRGNTWEPITRWLRLDSRIFKETTNRPRITLCDIESLAEIYNYRSIRWKAKKLTPLPTKLISKKLKNIFRKLPLIKHLAYELEITFYKYIENYSEQLISIIIPARNEEGNRELFIEALNKFKQISNNIEIIFVEGNSIDNTYSLLEELKANFSDSFKIFLLKQSGKGKKNAVVEGCNISSGETMAIVDSDFTVDIDDSIAAIIESKKNENILINCSRTTFPMEKNAMRWANYIGNRCFAIFISILINKPISDSLCGTKVFSRKFFNLMKKNGSWDSKSDPFGDFTIIFEAAKNNIKILNYPVRYYARKSGAPNISRWVDGLKLLKVCLLYLVSDI is encoded by the coding sequence ATGAAGTCTTTTAATACTTGGAATTTAACAAATAATCAACTTCACGAATTATTCAAAGATAAAAATAAATTTATTTCCATAAGAGTTAGAGGTAACACCTGGGAACCAATAACAAGATGGTTAAGATTAGATTCTAGAATTTTCAAAGAGACCACAAATAGACCAAGAATTACATTATGTGATATCGAATCTTTAGCAGAGATTTATAACTATAGATCCATCAGATGGAAAGCAAAAAAATTAACTCCTTTACCAACTAAATTAATCTCCAAAAAATTAAAAAATATTTTTCGTAAATTACCATTAATCAAACATTTGGCTTATGAGCTAGAAATAACCTTTTATAAATATATAGAAAATTATTCTGAGCAATTAATTTCAATAATTATTCCTGCAAGAAATGAAGAGGGGAATAGAGAACTTTTCATAGAAGCCCTAAATAAATTCAAACAAATATCTAATAACATTGAAATTATTTTTGTCGAAGGCAACAGCATAGATAATACATACTCTTTACTAGAAGAGTTAAAAGCAAATTTCTCTGATTCTTTCAAAATATTTCTTCTGAAGCAAAGTGGTAAAGGAAAGAAGAATGCTGTTGTTGAAGGTTGTAATATTTCTTCAGGAGAAACAATGGCAATAGTTGATAGTGATTTTACCGTTGATATTGATGACAGTATTGCGGCAATAATAGAGTCTAAGAAAAATGAAAATATACTAATTAATTGTTCTCGTACAACTTTTCCTATGGAAAAAAATGCAATGCGATGGGCAAATTATATTGGCAATAGGTGTTTTGCCATATTTATATCAATCCTTATTAATAAGCCAATATCTGATTCACTTTGTGGAACAAAAGTATTTTCAAGGAAATTTTTTAATCTTATGAAGAAAAATGGAAGTTGGGATTCCAAATCTGATCCATTTGGCGATTTCACAATTATCTTTGAAGCAGCTAAAAACAACATAAAAATACTAAATTATCCAGTTAGGTACTACGCCAGAAAATCAGGCGCTCCAAATATATCAAGATGGGTTGATGGGTTGAAACTGCTTAAAGTATGTCTACTTTATTTAGTTTCAGATATTTAA
- a CDS encoding ArnT family glycosyltransferase: MINIIFKFKPLLKLLIFIPIIFYSGKRSLIAFDEGFYVLQARWILDKGNWTIPLWFDQYVLDRTIGLQFLIAKSQQIFGRNIFWAYLPTTIAAIIMLFITFKLHEELIDKKFAFVSPLILSTTYLWFDYSHLATQDIIFSSLVTTGLFSLTKIKSRNNSIYIFLFGLWIGLAFMMKTFLVAVPLLSLLPYLFIKKNLFLTKCFWLGLLIGFIPFLIWTISINQYLDQNIIFYLFEKFNLLSNKNTFTNPFYYYFWNIPITFLPWSIFSIIGIIFNKPENKDQQFILIFFPLTFIILISLFSTKTPYYPLQISSILTLNSFLGIKYLFKSKIYKSIFIFLTSKIIPIFLITVALLYFFFFQNITSLNFKENTYLFIGLILFGLSWSLLNNKTNFKNVLVILIIGPYLLTSLLLGSGLFTDRSKELRKTMEYVASLDLVKNQTIKVDKSGINNNESQSKIIRIALQTPILGDGLNSINDLNTGELSWFNESSDKSFNKKSYEVLFKNDTLKPWILILKR, from the coding sequence ATGATTAATATAATCTTTAAATTCAAACCTCTTTTAAAACTATTAATTTTTATCCCTATCATTTTTTATTCTGGAAAGAGAAGTTTAATTGCATTTGATGAGGGATTTTATGTACTTCAAGCCAGATGGATATTAGATAAGGGAAATTGGACAATTCCTTTGTGGTTTGACCAATATGTTTTGGACAGAACTATAGGATTACAATTTTTAATTGCAAAATCTCAACAAATCTTTGGTAGAAACATATTTTGGGCATATTTACCAACAACAATTGCTGCAATAATAATGTTGTTTATAACTTTTAAATTACATGAAGAATTAATTGATAAAAAATTTGCATTTGTATCACCTCTTATACTCTCAACTACTTATTTATGGTTTGATTATTCTCACTTAGCTACTCAAGATATAATTTTTTCAAGTTTGGTTACTACTGGGTTATTTTCACTAACAAAAATAAAAAGTAGAAATAATAGTATTTACATTTTCCTTTTTGGTCTTTGGATTGGTTTGGCTTTTATGATGAAGACTTTTCTGGTAGCTGTTCCTCTTTTATCACTATTGCCATATTTATTTATAAAAAAGAACTTATTTTTAACAAAATGTTTCTGGTTGGGATTACTAATTGGCTTTATTCCTTTTTTGATTTGGACGATATCTATAAACCAATATTTAGATCAAAATATTATTTTTTATTTATTTGAAAAATTTAATCTTCTTTCAAATAAAAATACTTTTACCAACCCTTTCTATTATTATTTTTGGAATATCCCAATAACATTCTTACCTTGGAGTATTTTCTCAATTATTGGAATTATATTTAATAAACCAGAAAATAAAGATCAACAATTTATTTTAATTTTTTTTCCTTTAACTTTTATAATTTTAATCAGCCTTTTTTCTACAAAAACACCATACTACCCCTTACAAATATCTTCGATATTAACTCTAAATAGTTTTTTAGGAATAAAATACTTATTTAAATCTAAAATTTATAAGTCAATTTTTATTTTTTTAACTTCAAAAATAATTCCAATATTTTTAATTACTGTAGCTTTGTTATACTTTTTTTTCTTTCAAAACATTACTAGTCTTAACTTTAAAGAAAATACATATCTTTTTATAGGATTAATTTTGTTTGGATTAAGTTGGTCATTACTAAATAATAAAACTAATTTCAAGAATGTTTTAGTAATTCTGATAATTGGTCCCTATTTGCTCACTTCATTGCTTTTGGGATCAGGATTATTCACTGACAGATCTAAAGAATTAAGAAAAACTATGGAATACGTTGCATCTCTTGATCTTGTCAAAAATCAAACTATCAAAGTAGATAAAAGTGGGATTAATAATAATGAGTCACAATCAAAAATCATACGAATTGCTCTACAAACTCCTATTCTCGGAGATGGGTTAAATAGTATTAACGATTTAAATACTGGAGAATTATCTTGGTTTAACGAATCTTCAGATAAGAGTTTCAACAAAAAGTCATACGAAGTTTTATTTAAAAACGATACTTTAAAACCATGGATATTAATCTTAAAAAGATGA
- a CDS encoding adenine phosphoribosyltransferase, producing MDTYKDYPKEGIEFKDVLGIIQEPRIFKELILKMSSSQIIKNAEAIVSIDARGFIFGSAISLQTSKPMIVARKPGKLPGELIEERYKLEYGENSLFIQKKALNKFHSYAIVDDLLATGGTIDCVSKIISSKNKKIEGILVVIELNNLRGRAKLNFPIESMISL from the coding sequence ATTGATACGTACAAAGATTATCCAAAAGAAGGAATTGAGTTCAAAGATGTTCTAGGAATTATTCAGGAACCAAGAATATTCAAGGAACTTATTTTAAAGATGTCTTCCAGCCAGATTATAAAAAATGCAGAAGCTATAGTTTCCATTGATGCAAGAGGCTTTATTTTTGGTTCTGCAATCTCCTTGCAAACCTCAAAGCCTATGATTGTAGCAAGGAAACCTGGCAAACTCCCAGGAGAACTTATTGAAGAACGCTATAAATTAGAGTATGGAGAAAATTCATTATTTATTCAAAAGAAGGCATTAAATAAATTCCACTCTTATGCCATTGTCGATGATTTATTGGCTACGGGGGGAACAATAGATTGTGTTTCAAAGATTATTAGCAGTAAAAATAAAAAAATAGAAGGAATATTGGTTGTTATTGAATTGAACAATTTAAGAGGTAGAGCAAAATTAAATTTTCCTATTGAATCAATGATATCTCTTTAA
- a CDS encoding phosphoribosyltransferase has translation MTKYFFFSNNKNIRHYFNSREEAEHQRDLMNGSIIYESDENSYNEYLNKKKINKEKEFTHKSNDISWLKNSTKLIKSNFSKYQSIQIYHPKNSSYFGDSDQRLLNFKDFYKFKDKKCFEAVLFYSECLRYVIPSNKNIYLCCVPSSKAYTKNTLAYLIRKLSAGPIIDGSELLVTTKNRLEKKKKNAFTDEELASTINVKGKYIPKDYQILLLDDVVTSGQSFNVCQKLIAEAGFNNQITCLALGYTSMNWNPKSFSDEIIVKNTFIEPINKSDSQRRPPKVTSGRFDNLKPNESENHKEDIFPELTGKALLRKISRLSNSNIDEIVIACGYIKRKDNYGNVYPDFEKFNKALSTAKEKGHNYEEDIKKTFEDNSEKLLKKLDDLKNYIEKKKIKEKVKNKVKSLSSKILNFFN, from the coding sequence ATGACAAAATATTTTTTCTTTTCAAATAATAAAAATATTAGACATTACTTTAATTCAAGAGAAGAAGCAGAGCATCAAAGGGATCTTATGAATGGTTCAATAATTTATGAAAGTGATGAAAATTCTTATAATGAATATTTAAATAAAAAAAAGATAAATAAAGAAAAAGAATTTACTCATAAAAGCAACGATATTTCTTGGTTAAAAAACTCAACAAAACTAATTAAATCTAATTTTTCCAAATACCAATCTATACAAATTTATCATCCTAAAAATTCATCTTATTTTGGTGATTCGGATCAAAGACTTTTAAATTTCAAAGATTTTTATAAGTTTAAAGATAAAAAATGCTTCGAAGCAGTATTGTTTTATTCCGAATGTCTCAGATATGTTATTCCATCTAATAAGAATATCTATCTATGTTGTGTCCCCTCTAGCAAAGCCTATACAAAAAATACTTTGGCTTATTTAATTAGGAAATTGTCAGCCGGTCCAATAATTGATGGTTCAGAATTACTTGTAACAACAAAAAATAGGCTAGAAAAGAAAAAAAAGAATGCCTTTACTGATGAAGAACTAGCTTCAACCATAAACGTAAAAGGGAAATACATTCCAAAAGATTATCAAATACTTCTTTTAGATGATGTTGTAACATCTGGACAAAGCTTTAATGTCTGCCAAAAATTGATTGCCGAAGCTGGATTTAATAATCAAATAACATGCCTAGCATTAGGTTATACATCTATGAATTGGAATCCAAAAAGTTTTTCTGATGAAATCATAGTGAAAAATACATTTATTGAACCTATTAATAAATCTGATTCTCAAAGAAGACCACCTAAAGTGACGAGTGGCAGATTTGATAATTTGAAACCTAATGAATCAGAAAATCATAAAGAGGATATATTTCCTGAGTTAACAGGTAAGGCTTTGCTTAGAAAAATCAGTAGACTTTCAAACTCCAATATTGATGAAATTGTCATTGCTTGTGGTTATATAAAAAGAAAAGATAATTATGGAAATGTATATCCGGACTTTGAAAAGTTTAATAAGGCTCTAAGTACTGCAAAAGAAAAAGGTCATAATTACGAAGAAGATATCAAAAAGACTTTCGAAGATAATAGTGAAAAATTACTTAAGAAACTTGATGATTTAAAAAACTATATTGAGAAGAAGAAAATAAAGGAAAAAGTTAAAAATAAAGTTAAGTCATTATCTAGCAAGATTCTGAATTTTTTTAATTAA